In the Kaistella sp. 97-N-M2 genome, one interval contains:
- a CDS encoding T9SS type B sorting domain-containing protein produces the protein MKKILLLLFFCGFVTLVFAQKLISNSSAFFYENKGQLVDQAGKENSAVKYLFHSTGLNVQLKNSGFSYDVYETRKTIKKKPERTEKNLPTEGKKRPEYALKNEYHRVDIEFVGANKNAQIIAEGQSEDYDNYYNLPNNPKGVENVHRFEKVTYKNLYPNIDLVFFKPNDTLKPIEYNFVINPGGKISDIQLKFTGAATRLQDGKLSMNLRFGEMQENIPHSWEEIGTAKNSIDVQFKDLGNQTFGFASTKDISDKTIVIDPVPTRIWGSYFGGNGEEYAWIKPDKNNNIYLFGYSTSTNNVATAGSYQTNLAGGGDAFISKISKDGQRFWGTYYGKQYFDVTGSVDFDATFNVYAAIVVEKPNPLYPGNRYYFYQKVVFLKLNPNGTLLLENEIGREIGNPAYSGYSDETEINDVKLHNNKFYITGKTRLNVFGTAGAFQENIGVGETGFLTKFDAITGANDFFTYIGGNGPSAMYSIFNADASGIELSGVSRSTNFPMIDAFQQTNNGGNLGNNGLYVKFSEAGNLLKSSYFGNAESYFFLSTRRFGNEVMFAGKMYSQNKLCYFLVDTAINTVKDYKEVSIYNSDGDIYIDKDKNIFASGRASPNDPWVNQQTTTGAYLPQIGKYTSTYYTKYDSNFQKIWSTFYQGNGGTQLGMITKDYDNYLYLWGMSSKNYTGIATPGTFQQTTHTNNNDMYIAKFADCASNVTISFVPTCINQNLQLNASGGTSYEWFGPNGFHSFLQNPVINNAQSTDSGEYFVRITGGQSCGGIFTLNINIGSPTLPVLDIPNLPVLTGFCSVTVTVIPTATTGCGTQISATTTDPLVYNSPGTYVIHWNYDDGNGHQLSQNQTVKVQGSPLPTANSPQNFCLIDSPRLSDIQITGTAIKWYDLVGDPLDPNLLIAGSSKYYATQTLNGCESAKLEILVNVNDPFPPTGNLNQDFCSAQNPTVADIVVSGQNVIWYNASGQVVAPAAPLIGGQTYYGTQTVNGCESLQRIPVTVSVSNGGIPANDYATAFCNDTTANTKQENLNNYKDNMVANSSVYTFEFFDEFNQTVPNPASTTLNIGENIFHIKVTNSLGCFVEVQLTLTLNSKPLLNLRDREEFCDGQSLTLNAGAGFSFYEWTKEGSAVPFSDQQIIEVTEAGNYTVKVRNTSQCENTATVAVSNSVLATILRVDIVNNTATVILSDTGNFIYTLDHQSSQTSNIFSGLKNGNHTVSVKTAGGCIIGQIDFTLFNVNNSFTPNADGINDTWKINGLENYTNSEVLIYDRHGKNVLSKITNGAFEWDGKFESRTLPTGNYWYVIKVSDGRILNGWLLLKNRN, from the coding sequence ATGAAAAAAATTCTACTTCTTTTGTTTTTTTGTGGTTTCGTAACGCTCGTCTTCGCTCAAAAATTAATTTCAAATTCCAGCGCATTTTTTTACGAAAACAAAGGTCAATTGGTCGATCAGGCTGGTAAAGAAAATTCTGCCGTTAAATATCTGTTTCATTCCACCGGCTTAAATGTTCAGCTTAAAAACTCCGGTTTTTCCTACGACGTTTATGAAACCAGGAAAACTATTAAAAAGAAGCCGGAACGAACAGAAAAGAATCTTCCAACCGAAGGTAAAAAACGTCCGGAATATGCTCTGAAAAATGAATATCACCGTGTAGATATTGAATTTGTTGGCGCTAATAAAAACGCCCAAATTATTGCCGAAGGCCAATCAGAAGATTACGACAATTACTACAATCTACCCAATAATCCAAAAGGAGTCGAAAATGTTCACCGCTTCGAAAAAGTTACCTACAAAAATCTCTACCCAAATATTGATCTGGTATTTTTTAAGCCAAATGATACGCTGAAACCCATTGAGTACAATTTCGTCATCAATCCCGGCGGAAAAATTTCAGATATTCAATTAAAATTTACCGGTGCAGCGACCAGACTACAAGACGGAAAACTTTCGATGAACCTTCGTTTTGGCGAAATGCAGGAAAATATCCCACATTCCTGGGAAGAAATCGGAACTGCAAAAAATTCGATCGATGTTCAGTTTAAAGATTTAGGAAATCAAACATTTGGCTTTGCATCTACAAAAGATATTTCAGATAAGACTATTGTGATCGATCCTGTTCCGACAAGAATTTGGGGAAGTTATTTTGGCGGAAATGGGGAAGAATATGCGTGGATTAAACCTGATAAAAATAATAATATATATTTATTTGGATATTCAACAAGTACCAATAATGTTGCCACAGCAGGGAGTTATCAAACAAATTTAGCTGGAGGTGGAGATGCTTTTATTTCTAAAATAAGCAAAGATGGTCAGAGATTTTGGGGAACTTATTATGGAAAGCAGTATTTTGATGTTACAGGATCTGTAGACTTTGACGCAACTTTTAATGTTTATGCTGCAATCGTCGTTGAAAAACCAAATCCACTTTATCCCGGAAATCGCTATTACTTTTATCAAAAAGTCGTTTTTCTAAAGCTAAATCCAAATGGTACTTTACTTCTTGAAAATGAAATAGGAAGAGAAATAGGAAATCCTGCCTATTCTGGCTATAGTGACGAAACAGAAATAAACGATGTAAAACTGCATAATAATAAATTTTATATCACTGGAAAAACAAGATTAAATGTTTTTGGAACAGCAGGTGCATTTCAAGAAAACATTGGAGTGGGCGAAACTGGATTTTTAACAAAATTCGACGCGATTACGGGAGCTAACGATTTCTTCACCTATATCGGAGGTAATGGACCAAGTGCGATGTATAGCATTTTTAATGCGGATGCTTCAGGTATAGAATTATCGGGAGTTTCACGAAGCACTAATTTTCCGATGATTGATGCTTTTCAGCAAACAAATAACGGTGGAAATCTTGGGAATAATGGTCTTTATGTAAAATTTTCAGAAGCCGGAAATTTATTGAAATCCAGTTATTTTGGCAATGCAGAAAGTTATTTTTTCCTTTCTACACGTCGTTTTGGTAATGAAGTGATGTTTGCCGGAAAAATGTATTCTCAAAATAAACTGTGCTATTTTCTTGTAGATACCGCTATCAATACTGTCAAAGATTATAAGGAAGTAAGTATTTATAACAGCGATGGAGATATTTATATTGACAAGGATAAAAATATTTTTGCATCAGGTCGCGCAAGTCCAAATGATCCTTGGGTCAATCAACAAACTACAACTGGGGCATATTTACCACAGATTGGAAAATATACTTCGACGTATTACACCAAATACGATTCGAATTTTCAAAAAATTTGGTCCACCTTTTATCAGGGGAATGGTGGAACACAACTTGGAATGATCACCAAAGATTATGACAATTACCTTTATTTATGGGGAATGTCATCAAAAAATTACACGGGTATTGCAACGCCCGGAACTTTTCAGCAAACTACACACACGAATAATAATGATATGTACATCGCCAAATTTGCAGATTGTGCATCAAATGTTACAATTTCTTTTGTTCCAACTTGCATCAATCAAAACCTTCAGTTAAATGCGTCGGGCGGAACAAGCTACGAATGGTTTGGCCCAAATGGTTTTCATTCCTTCCTTCAAAATCCTGTCATCAATAATGCGCAGTCAACCGACTCCGGCGAATATTTTGTCAGAATAACGGGAGGACAATCCTGCGGCGGAATCTTTACTTTAAACATCAATATTGGCAGTCCGACTTTGCCCGTATTAGATATTCCCAATTTGCCCGTTCTCACAGGTTTCTGCAGCGTAACCGTGACGGTGATCCCAACAGCCACTACGGGTTGCGGAACACAGATCAGTGCTACCACAACCGATCCGCTTGTCTACAATTCTCCTGGAACCTACGTGATTCACTGGAACTATGACGACGGAAACGGTCATCAGCTTTCACAAAATCAGACCGTCAAAGTGCAGGGAAGTCCGCTGCCCACCGCAAATTCGCCACAAAACTTTTGCCTTATCGACTCACCCAGGCTTTCTGACATTCAAATCACAGGTACTGCCATAAAATGGTATGATCTGGTTGGCGACCCTTTAGATCCGAACCTGCTAATCGCGGGCAGTTCAAAATATTACGCCACGCAAACACTCAACGGTTGCGAAAGTGCAAAACTGGAAATTTTGGTTAATGTTAATGATCCTTTTCCGCCAACCGGTAACCTAAACCAGGATTTCTGTTCGGCACAAAACCCTACCGTTGCCGACATCGTTGTTTCCGGCCAGAACGTTATTTGGTACAATGCGTCGGGGCAGGTTGTTGCGCCTGCTGCTCCACTTATCGGAGGCCAAACCTATTACGGAACGCAGACGGTGAATGGCTGCGAAAGTCTGCAGAGAATTCCTGTGACGGTTTCTGTGTCTAATGGCGGCATTCCGGCAAATGATTATGCAACCGCATTTTGTAACGATACCACTGCCAACACGAAGCAGGAAAACCTTAACAATTACAAAGACAATATGGTGGCCAATTCATCGGTTTATACTTTTGAGTTTTTCGATGAATTTAATCAGACGGTTCCGAATCCTGCAAGCACGACTTTAAATATTGGCGAAAATATCTTCCACATAAAAGTCACAAATTCATTAGGCTGTTTTGTAGAAGTTCAGTTGACTTTAACACTAAATTCAAAACCGCTACTCAATTTGCGTGACCGAGAAGAATTTTGCGACGGACAAAGCCTGACGCTCAATGCCGGTGCAGGTTTTTCATTTTATGAATGGACCAAAGAAGGTTCCGCAGTTCCCTTTTCTGACCAACAAATTATAGAAGTAACCGAAGCCGGAAATTACACGGTGAAAGTCCGAAACACTTCCCAGTGCGAAAACACTGCCACCGTTGCCGTCTCAAATTCTGTGCTCGCAACCATTCTGCGCGTGGATATTGTAAACAACACGGCTACAGTGATTCTTTCTGATACTGGCAATTTTATTTATACTTTGGATCATCAAAGTTCGCAGACTTCAAATATTTTCAGCGGCCTCAAAAATGGCAATCATACGGTTTCAGTAAAAACTGCAGGCGGCTGCATCATCGGCCAGATCGATTTTACCCTATTTAATGTCAACAACAGTTTTACACCAAACGCCGACGGCATCAATGATACCTGGAAAATCAACGGTCTCGAAAATTATACCAATTCAGAAGTTTTAATTTATGACCGACACGGAAAAAACGTTTTATCGAAAATCACAAACGGCGCTTTCGAGTGGGACGGAAAATTTGAATCGCGCACCCTACCCACCGGAAATTACTGGTACGTCATCAAAGTATCCGACGGTAGAATTCTGAACGGCTGGCTCCTCCTTAAAAACAGAAATTGA
- a CDS encoding S1 RNA-binding domain-containing protein → MNIGLTQTLKIAEKNYSGLFLEDENGNRAFLPKIFASEDAEIGSEMEVFVYQDDDKLKATTEKPNAEVGEFAMMTCVQSLPTGAFMDWGIIKDLFVPYKQQKAKIIEGKKYVVYVYVDEILGLITGTTRFKRNPHYENLPLQKGEKVHLIVMGESELGWNVIVNKQYIGLIYTSDVYKKLFPLSEEIGFIKAIREDGKIDVSLQPEGYENIDEFQKIILDKLEMNYGLLYLSDKSTPEEIKDELQMSKKNFKKAIGGLYRDKKIDILEDKIQLLEGEK, encoded by the coding sequence ATGAACATCGGGCTGACACAAACTTTAAAAATCGCAGAAAAAAATTATTCCGGCTTATTTCTGGAAGACGAAAATGGAAACAGAGCCTTTTTACCCAAAATTTTCGCCTCTGAAGATGCCGAAATTGGGTCTGAAATGGAGGTTTTCGTTTATCAGGACGACGATAAATTAAAAGCCACAACGGAAAAGCCGAACGCCGAAGTAGGCGAGTTTGCGATGATGACGTGCGTACAAAGTCTGCCCACCGGCGCCTTTATGGACTGGGGAATCATCAAAGATCTTTTTGTTCCGTACAAACAGCAGAAAGCCAAAATCATTGAAGGTAAAAAATATGTGGTTTATGTTTATGTAGATGAAATTTTAGGCTTAATTACGGGAACAACAAGATTCAAAAGAAATCCGCATTACGAGAATCTTCCTCTGCAAAAAGGAGAAAAAGTCCATTTAATCGTGATGGGTGAAAGCGAATTGGGTTGGAATGTCATCGTGAACAAACAATACATTGGCCTGATCTACACCTCGGATGTTTATAAAAAACTCTTTCCTTTGAGTGAAGAAATCGGTTTCATCAAAGCCATCCGCGAAGACGGTAAAATTGATGTTTCGCTACAGCCGGAAGGGTACGAAAATATCGACGAATTTCAGAAAATCATTTTAGACAAACTCGAAATGAATTACGGTTTGCTGTATCTTTCCGACAAATCCACGCCGGAAGAGATTAAAGATGAACTTCAAATGAGTAAGAAAAACTTTAAAAAAGCGATCGGCGGTTTGTACCGCGATAAAAAAATTGATATCCTGGAGGATAAGATCCAACTTCTGGAGGGAGAAAAATAA
- a CDS encoding catalase yields MKTLLTYTPDLDELSSAEKNDLAKAITSVEKFIKSSSKISDVNYATRDAHSKTYATANGVLRVSEDLPEFIQEIFKEKEYDLIARFSNANLVINKKGRDVPAYGFSLKIKDINGRDANFPLVNFPLFPTNSPSTFLRFFTSVNTFLVTKQDNFLVSALDLPSLLKNGLPLFASLLSGDLIKEIIKLIRRRNHFFFSFPYGGIGCYRLGNYVMKIGLQPVRNLGKTGKDEPQKKSVPDFISLHDSEFMLTVKMCENQKDQPVNNLMKMWKNAPEYTLGKITIPKNSALNSSSPDVENLNFNPFENAQTLQPVGKIQQTRKKIYEASISTRNKLNGI; encoded by the coding sequence ATGAAAACGCTTCTTACTTATACCCCCGACCTCGACGAACTTTCCTCTGCAGAAAAGAACGATTTAGCAAAAGCCATAACATCGGTTGAAAAATTCATCAAAAGTTCCTCAAAAATAAGCGACGTTAATTACGCCACACGCGATGCACACTCAAAAACGTATGCAACGGCGAACGGAGTTTTAAGAGTTTCCGAAGATTTACCCGAATTTATACAAGAAATTTTTAAGGAGAAGGAATATGATCTTATCGCAAGATTCTCCAACGCGAATCTCGTCATCAACAAAAAAGGAAGGGACGTTCCAGCCTACGGTTTTTCCCTGAAAATTAAAGATATTAACGGCAGGGATGCTAACTTTCCATTGGTCAATTTCCCGTTATTTCCAACCAACTCTCCCTCGACTTTTCTAAGGTTTTTCACGTCGGTCAACACTTTTTTGGTTACGAAGCAGGATAATTTTTTAGTTTCCGCTTTGGATTTGCCTTCTTTACTAAAAAATGGATTGCCGTTGTTTGCCTCGCTGTTATCAGGGGATCTTATTAAAGAAATAATAAAACTGATCCGCAGACGTAATCACTTCTTCTTCTCCTTCCCTTACGGGGGAATTGGCTGCTATCGTCTGGGAAATTACGTGATGAAAATCGGATTGCAACCCGTTCGCAATTTAGGGAAAACAGGTAAGGATGAACCGCAGAAAAAATCGGTCCCGGATTTTATTTCGCTTCACGATTCCGAGTTTATGTTAACGGTCAAAATGTGCGAAAATCAGAAAGATCAACCCGTAAATAATTTAATGAAAATGTGGAAAAATGCGCCGGAATATACCTTAGGAAAAATTACAATTCCAAAAAATTCCGCACTAAACTCTTCCAGTCCCGATGTTGAAAATTTAAATTTTAATCCTTTTGAGAATGCGCAAACTTTGCAGCCTGTTGGGAAGATTCAGCAAACCAGGAAGAAGATTTATGAAGCCTCCATTTCGACTCGAAATAAGCTGAATGGAATTTAA
- a CDS encoding T9SS type A sorting domain-containing protein, which translates to MSENLFFTGDLTGYEFVKVYTLDGKLVCSTLLDSGKVNMNHLPAGNYILNLSGTQQQAQNIPFIKK; encoded by the coding sequence GTGTCTGAAAATCTATTTTTCACCGGCGATCTTACGGGATACGAATTCGTGAAAGTTTATACGCTGGATGGCAAATTGGTCTGTTCAACGCTGCTCGATTCTGGAAAGGTAAATATGAACCATCTTCCCGCGGGAAATTATATTTTAAATCTCTCGGGCACGCAGCAGCAAGCGCAGAACATTCCGTTCATCAAAAAATAA